The following are encoded in a window of Kitasatospora sp. NBC_01250 genomic DNA:
- a CDS encoding ATP-grasp domain-containing protein, with product MTEQNLTAPDGDPAAAPRIAVIGGTPATLRKVRAAGFEVVWIHGPQELDTAGLAHVAEAHLTDYRTPDAVTGLLTAVHRLRPLVRVVSMIEDGLESAAAATTALGLPGNGLETVRVLQDKLAFRTLLAERGIESVAARIGHTAEDIRSFVDEHGPAVIKPRFGSGSLGVRLVEDAGSADETGEWAAGFGLHSFLMEQYLSGTELSVETFSYAGRHVVLAFTAKEKLASFVEIGHTQPAGLDPRTARQVEDLVSRTLDAVGLADGPAHTEVILTDDGPRLVESHSRRGGDRIADLVQEVYGIDTDALAFLWYAGRTAPVEPGEPRCGAAIRFLTAEPGVVESVEGLAEVLAHPDVVDAQITVAPGDTVVPVAWSYDRCGLVLSRGADGPDAAIRASALAARISIRTRPAEHRPPERTLATIAPRPDRLVGTAPIPSHDR from the coding sequence ATGACCGAGCAGAACCTGACCGCCCCGGACGGGGACCCGGCGGCCGCCCCGCGGATCGCGGTCATCGGCGGCACCCCCGCCACGCTGCGCAAGGTGCGCGCGGCCGGCTTCGAGGTGGTCTGGATCCACGGGCCGCAGGAGCTGGACACCGCCGGCCTCGCACACGTCGCCGAGGCCCACCTGACGGACTACCGCACCCCTGACGCCGTCACCGGGCTGCTCACCGCGGTGCACCGGCTGCGTCCGCTGGTGCGGGTGGTCTCGATGATCGAGGACGGCCTGGAGTCGGCCGCCGCCGCGACCACCGCGCTCGGCCTGCCGGGCAACGGCCTGGAGACCGTGCGCGTGCTCCAGGACAAGCTGGCCTTCCGGACGCTGCTCGCCGAGCGCGGCATCGAGTCCGTGGCGGCACGGATCGGGCACACCGCCGAGGACATCCGCTCCTTCGTCGACGAGCACGGCCCGGCCGTGATCAAGCCGCGGTTCGGCTCCGGGAGCCTGGGCGTGCGCCTGGTCGAGGACGCCGGGTCCGCCGACGAGACGGGGGAGTGGGCGGCCGGGTTCGGACTCCACTCGTTCCTGATGGAGCAGTACCTGTCCGGCACCGAGCTCAGCGTGGAGACCTTCAGCTACGCCGGCCGGCACGTCGTGCTCGCCTTCACGGCCAAGGAGAAGCTCGCCTCGTTCGTCGAGATCGGCCACACCCAGCCGGCCGGGCTGGACCCCAGGACGGCCCGTCAGGTCGAGGACCTGGTCTCCCGCACGCTCGACGCGGTCGGCCTGGCCGACGGCCCCGCCCACACCGAGGTGATCCTCACCGACGACGGGCCGCGGCTGGTCGAGTCGCACAGCCGGCGCGGCGGCGACCGGATCGCCGACCTGGTCCAGGAGGTCTACGGCATCGACACCGACGCGCTGGCCTTCCTCTGGTACGCCGGGCGCACCGCCCCGGTCGAACCGGGCGAGCCGAGGTGCGGCGCCGCGATCCGCTTCCTGACCGCCGAACCCGGCGTCGTCGAGAGCGTCGAGGGGCTGGCCGAGGTGCTCGCCCACCCCGACGTGGTCGACGCCCAGATCACCGTTGCCCCGGGCGACACCGTCGTCCCCGTCGCCTGGTCCTACGACCGCTGCGGCCTGGTCCTCAGCCGCGGTGCGGACGGACCGGACGCGGCGATCCGGGCGAGCGCGCTCGCCGCCCGGATCTCCATCCGCACCCGGCCGGCCGAACACCGGCCGCCCGAGCGGACCCTAGCCACCATCGCCCCGCGTCCCGACCGGCTCGTCGGGACGGCACCGATACCCAGCCACGACAGGTGA
- a CDS encoding amino acid adenylation domain-containing protein, with translation MTVTDSNRILTALSRGLGSGFFAHAAACPDDIALTIGRRHYSYAELDRSARGWAARLHQAVGHQPRRVGVFAYRNEASYLGVLAALAAGAAFVPLNRRFPQARTASMLARAELDAVIVDAASKAQLDELIADLAQPPVVLTEADLAGAEPLAELPQAAPDDLAYLLFTSGSTGTPKGVPVTHGNARAFLDAAQQRYRLTPQDRLSQTFDQTFDLSVFDLFMAWEHGARVCAMDSLELLAPFGYLERNGITVWFSVPSVAAVLNKRDALTPGRMPTLRWSLFCGEALPRQLAEAWQAAAPNSTVENLYGPTELTIACSVHRWDPATSPELCVHDNVPIGEVFPGLHPLVVDEDLAPVPDGGTGELCVAGAQTTPGYWQAPELTAERYFEHEGRTYYRTGDLVRRQEAGFVYIGRNDQQVKVGGYRVELGEIEAVLRRNGCAEAVCLTWPDPGTITAVVSGAANPGRLAETAADRLPAYMVPKSVHVIDEMPVNGNGKVDRNALRCWLDDRAKNVTDQFSFNGGNDAQR, from the coding sequence ATGACCGTCACCGATTCCAACCGGATTCTCACCGCCCTCTCGCGCGGCCTCGGTTCGGGCTTCTTCGCCCATGCCGCCGCCTGCCCCGACGACATCGCGCTGACCATCGGCCGGCGCCACTACAGCTACGCGGAACTCGACCGCAGCGCCCGCGGCTGGGCCGCCCGACTGCACCAGGCGGTCGGCCACCAGCCCCGCCGGGTGGGCGTCTTCGCCTACCGCAACGAGGCCTCCTACCTCGGCGTGCTGGCCGCCCTGGCCGCCGGCGCCGCGTTCGTCCCGCTCAACCGCCGGTTCCCGCAGGCGCGGACCGCCTCCATGCTGGCCCGCGCCGAGCTCGACGCGGTCATCGTGGACGCCGCCTCGAAGGCCCAGCTCGACGAGCTGATCGCCGACCTGGCGCAGCCGCCGGTGGTGCTGACCGAGGCCGACCTGGCCGGCGCCGAGCCGCTGGCCGAGCTGCCGCAGGCGGCCCCGGACGACCTCGCCTACCTGCTGTTCACCTCGGGCAGCACCGGCACGCCCAAGGGGGTGCCGGTCACCCACGGCAATGCGCGTGCCTTCCTGGACGCCGCCCAGCAGCGCTACCGCCTGACGCCGCAGGACCGGCTGAGCCAGACCTTCGACCAGACCTTCGACCTGTCCGTCTTCGACCTGTTCATGGCCTGGGAGCACGGCGCCCGGGTCTGCGCCATGGACTCCCTCGAACTCCTCGCGCCCTTCGGCTACCTGGAGCGCAACGGCATCACCGTCTGGTTCTCGGTGCCCTCGGTGGCCGCGGTGCTGAACAAGCGCGACGCGCTGACCCCGGGCCGGATGCCCACGCTGCGCTGGAGCCTGTTCTGCGGCGAGGCGCTGCCCCGCCAGCTCGCCGAGGCCTGGCAGGCGGCCGCGCCGAACTCGACGGTGGAGAACCTCTACGGGCCCACCGAGCTGACCATCGCCTGCTCGGTGCACCGCTGGGACCCGGCCACCAGCCCGGAGCTGTGCGTGCACGACAACGTGCCGATCGGCGAGGTGTTCCCGGGGCTGCACCCGCTCGTCGTCGACGAGGACCTGGCGCCGGTGCCCGACGGCGGGACGGGGGAGCTGTGCGTCGCCGGCGCGCAGACCACCCCGGGCTACTGGCAGGCGCCGGAGCTGACCGCCGAGCGCTACTTCGAGCACGAGGGCCGGACCTACTACCGCACCGGCGACCTGGTGCGCCGGCAGGAGGCCGGCTTCGTCTACATCGGCCGCAACGACCAGCAGGTGAAGGTCGGCGGTTACCGCGTCGAGCTCGGCGAGATCGAGGCGGTCCTGCGCCGCAACGGCTGCGCCGAGGCCGTCTGCCTCACCTGGCCCGACCCGGGGACGATCACCGCCGTCGTCTCCGGCGCCGCCAACCCCGGCCGGCTCGCCGAGACGGCGGCCGACCGACTGCCCGCCTACATGGTGCCCAAGTCCGTCCACGTCATCGACGAGATGCCGGTGAACGGCAACGGCAAGGTCGACCGCAACGCACTGCGCTGCTGGCTCGACGACCGCGCCAAGAACGTGACCGACCAGTTCAGCTTCAACGGAGGCAACGATGCACAGCGCTGA
- a CDS encoding citrate/2-methylcitrate synthase: protein MHSADQLIAQTLGIQADLITDDLEYQSVREWDSLGHVSLMVAIEKAHGVRIDDELTLALRSVAAIREFLADGPAAAPAPAPGPAAAPAAAAPAAAAVTVHRGLEGVVLDHSAITRIDGTEGILEYRGYSIHDLARNASFEEVAHLLVNGELPDQGALEVFRKELSARRELPAPVLDLIRSLAEAHPTDALRTCVSALGALTPGDRSRDETPAESREAGLTLLARIPMIVAAHHAVRNGREPLVPQEDLPYAEAFLTALLGQAPTPAAVRFINKGFIVHADHSSNASTVAARVAVGSRAGMNAAITAALAVFAGSVHGGAAERAVKLVDAVGSPENAPRYVAERFGSSEPVMGFGHRVYRTEDPRVRHLRETVVELSRERGDESGLAILDAVAAAMEPYGRHGLAPNVDLYAGLAYRLLGLPDDLAIVLFAIGRTAGWVAQALEQQANNVLIRPLLDYQGPASRPFPGAAV from the coding sequence ATGCACAGCGCTGACCAGCTCATCGCCCAGACCCTCGGCATTCAGGCCGACCTGATCACCGACGACCTGGAGTACCAGTCCGTCCGCGAGTGGGACTCGCTGGGCCACGTCTCGCTGATGGTGGCCATCGAGAAGGCGCACGGGGTGCGCATCGACGACGAGCTGACCCTCGCCCTGCGTTCGGTGGCGGCGATCCGCGAGTTCCTGGCCGACGGCCCCGCCGCCGCACCGGCACCGGCCCCCGGCCCCGCCGCCGCACCCGCAGCCGCCGCACCCGCCGCCGCGGCGGTCACCGTGCACCGCGGGCTGGAGGGCGTGGTGCTCGACCACTCCGCGATCACCCGGATCGACGGGACCGAGGGAATCCTGGAGTACCGCGGCTACAGCATCCACGACCTGGCCCGCAACGCGAGCTTCGAGGAGGTCGCCCACCTGCTGGTGAACGGCGAGCTGCCGGACCAGGGCGCGCTGGAGGTCTTCCGCAAGGAGCTGAGCGCCCGCCGCGAGCTGCCCGCACCGGTCCTCGACCTGATCCGGTCGCTGGCCGAGGCCCACCCCACGGACGCGCTGCGCACCTGCGTCTCCGCCCTGGGCGCGCTCACCCCGGGCGACCGCAGCCGGGACGAGACGCCGGCCGAGTCCCGCGAGGCCGGGCTGACGCTGCTGGCCCGGATCCCCATGATCGTCGCGGCCCACCACGCCGTGCGCAACGGCCGCGAGCCGCTGGTGCCGCAGGAGGACCTCCCCTACGCGGAGGCGTTCCTGACGGCGCTGCTGGGCCAGGCCCCGACGCCGGCCGCGGTGCGGTTCATCAACAAGGGCTTCATCGTCCACGCCGACCACAGCTCCAACGCCTCCACGGTGGCCGCCCGGGTCGCCGTCGGCAGCCGCGCCGGGATGAACGCCGCGATCACCGCGGCGCTGGCGGTCTTCGCCGGCTCGGTGCACGGCGGGGCGGCCGAACGCGCCGTCAAGCTGGTCGACGCGGTCGGCTCGCCCGAGAACGCCCCGCGCTACGTGGCGGAGCGCTTCGGCAGCAGCGAGCCGGTGATGGGCTTCGGTCACCGCGTCTACCGCACCGAGGACCCGCGGGTGCGTCATCTGCGGGAGACCGTCGTCGAGTTGAGCCGCGAGCGGGGCGACGAGAGCGGCCTGGCGATCCTCGACGCGGTGGCCGCCGCGATGGAGCCCTACGGTCGCCACGGCCTGGCGCCCAACGTCGACCTGTACGCGGGCCTGGCCTACCGCCTGCTGGGCCTGCCGGACGACCTGGCCATCGTGCTGTTCGCGATCGGCCGCACCGCCGGCTGGGTGGCCCAGGCGCTGGAGCAGCAGGCGAACAACGTGCTGATCCGCCCGCTGCTCGACTACCAGGGCCCCGCCTCGCGCCCGTTCCCCGGAGCCGCCGTATGA
- the acnA gene encoding aconitate hydratase AcnA codes for MTADTLIDQRPAPATDLPAFAERAGLDLAAVPYCGRVLAESLLREGAEEQAGQLLERLAEGRDPALEMAFRPARILVQDYTGIPLLVDLAALRDQVREPRRVNLGLPVDVVVDHSVQADWTGRPDAQARNEAREMTRNRERYGFLRWAEEAFDGLRVIPPGQGIVHQVNLEQLATVVATDQDGRLVPDTVIGTDSHTTMVNGMGVLGWGVGGLEAEALMLGLAHPIRIPAVVGVRLTGAVPAGTTAADLALTLTRLLRQENVRGLMLEFTGPGIEGLSVADRCTIANMAPEYGAMTAFFPVDAQTLAYLRETGRPAAHVRQVEEYCGRQQLLRSATEPAFGRIVEFDLGSVRPSLAGPSRPDQHLTLAELPGSLASVLTGESRQTGPHRDGDLAIAAITSCTHTSNPQAMLAAGLLARRAVARGLRVPPHVKTSLSPGSQAVTRYLEKAGLLADLEQLGFHVAGYGCMTCNGGSGGLHPEMAEAVERDGVTACAVLSGNRNFEARVHAQVRAAYLGSPALVVALALVGHVRIDLSSEPLGTDADGAPVRLADLWPSTEELLALEKEFVTTEVYGAGQAPDAGWADLTVPGGEVFAWDEESTYIRPPAYVGPATALPTELRGARVLVALGDNVSTDHISPVGSIPEHSPAGRYLHERATAELNSYGSRRGNHEVMARATFSNPRLRNHLVEGAGGGTTTHLPTGERLPVFEAAERYALAGTPLIVLAGKNYGTGSSRDWAAKGPRLLGVRAVLAESYERIHRGNLCAMGILPLLLPEGQTWADLGLTGAEEFELDLGEVAATGRVRVAAGEVVLTARADVRSAGEWEVLGSGGTLPYLLERLRAEEAR; via the coding sequence ATGACCGCCGACACGCTGATCGACCAGCGGCCCGCGCCGGCCACCGACCTGCCGGCCTTCGCCGAGCGGGCGGGCCTGGACCTCGCCGCCGTCCCGTACTGCGGGCGGGTGCTCGCCGAGTCGCTGCTGCGCGAGGGGGCCGAGGAGCAGGCCGGGCAGCTGCTGGAGCGCCTGGCCGAGGGCCGGGACCCGGCCCTGGAGATGGCCTTCCGCCCCGCCCGGATCCTGGTGCAGGACTACACCGGCATCCCGCTGCTGGTGGACCTCGCCGCCCTGCGCGACCAGGTGCGCGAGCCGCGCCGGGTGAACCTGGGCCTGCCTGTCGACGTCGTCGTCGACCACTCGGTGCAGGCCGACTGGACGGGCCGGCCCGACGCCCAGGCCCGCAACGAGGCGCGGGAGATGACCCGCAACCGGGAGCGGTACGGGTTCCTGCGCTGGGCCGAGGAGGCCTTCGACGGGCTGCGGGTGATCCCGCCGGGCCAGGGCATCGTGCACCAGGTCAACCTCGAACAGCTGGCCACCGTGGTCGCCACCGACCAGGACGGCCGGCTCGTGCCCGACACCGTCATCGGCACCGACAGCCACACCACCATGGTCAACGGCATGGGCGTGCTGGGCTGGGGCGTCGGCGGGCTGGAGGCGGAGGCCCTGATGCTCGGGCTGGCCCACCCGATCCGGATCCCCGCGGTGGTGGGCGTGCGGCTGACCGGCGCGGTCCCGGCCGGCACCACCGCGGCGGACCTCGCGCTCACCCTGACCCGGCTGCTGCGCCAGGAGAACGTCCGCGGTCTGATGCTGGAGTTCACCGGCCCCGGCATCGAGGGCCTGTCGGTCGCCGACCGCTGCACGATCGCCAACATGGCGCCCGAGTACGGCGCGATGACCGCGTTCTTCCCGGTCGACGCCCAGACCCTGGCCTACCTGCGGGAGACCGGCCGCCCGGCGGCGCACGTCCGGCAGGTCGAGGAGTACTGCGGCCGGCAGCAGCTGCTGCGGTCGGCCACCGAGCCCGCCTTCGGCCGGATCGTCGAGTTCGACCTCGGCTCGGTCCGTCCGAGCCTGGCCGGCCCCAGCCGGCCCGACCAGCACCTCACGCTGGCCGAGCTGCCCGGCTCGCTCGCGAGCGTGCTCACCGGCGAGTCCCGGCAGACCGGCCCGCACCGCGACGGCGACCTGGCGATCGCCGCCATCACCTCCTGCACCCACACCTCCAACCCGCAGGCCATGCTCGCGGCCGGCCTGCTGGCCCGGCGGGCCGTGGCCCGCGGCCTGAGGGTGCCGCCGCACGTCAAGACGAGCCTGTCGCCCGGCTCCCAGGCGGTCACCCGCTACCTGGAGAAGGCCGGCCTGCTCGCCGATCTGGAGCAACTCGGCTTCCACGTCGCCGGCTACGGCTGCATGACCTGCAACGGCGGCAGCGGCGGGCTGCACCCCGAGATGGCCGAGGCCGTCGAGCGCGACGGCGTGACGGCCTGCGCGGTGCTCAGCGGCAACCGCAACTTCGAGGCCCGGGTGCACGCCCAGGTCCGCGCGGCCTACCTCGGCTCCCCGGCCCTGGTCGTCGCCCTCGCGCTGGTCGGCCACGTCCGGATCGACCTGAGCAGCGAGCCGCTGGGCACCGACGCCGACGGGGCACCGGTCCGGCTCGCGGACCTGTGGCCGAGCACCGAGGAACTGCTCGCGCTGGAGAAGGAGTTCGTGACCACCGAGGTCTACGGCGCGGGCCAGGCCCCGGACGCCGGCTGGGCCGACCTGACGGTACCGGGCGGCGAGGTCTTCGCCTGGGACGAGGAGTCCACCTACATCCGGCCGCCGGCGTACGTCGGCCCGGCCACGGCGCTGCCCACCGAGCTGCGCGGCGCCCGGGTGCTCGTGGCGCTCGGCGACAACGTCAGCACCGACCACATCTCGCCGGTCGGCTCGATCCCCGAGCACTCCCCGGCCGGACGCTACCTGCACGAGCGCGCGACGGCCGAGCTCAACTCCTACGGCTCACGCCGGGGCAACCACGAGGTGATGGCCCGGGCCACGTTCAGCAACCCGCGACTGCGCAACCACCTGGTCGAGGGAGCGGGCGGCGGCACCACCACCCACCTGCCCACCGGCGAGCGGCTGCCGGTCTTCGAGGCCGCCGAGCGCTACGCCCTGGCCGGTACTCCGCTGATCGTACTGGCCGGCAAGAACTACGGCACCGGATCCTCCCGGGACTGGGCGGCCAAGGGGCCGCGGCTGCTCGGCGTGCGGGCAGTGCTCGCCGAGAGCTACGAGCGCATCCACCGGGGCAACCTGTGCGCGATGGGCATCCTGCCGCTGCTGCTGCCCGAGGGGCAGACCTGGGCCGACCTCGGCCTCACCGGGGCGGAGGAGTTCGAGCTCGACCTGGGCGAGGTCGCCGCCACCGGACGGGTGCGGGTGGCCGCCGGCGAGGTGGTCCTCACCGCCCGGGCGGACGTCCGCTCGGCCGGCGAGTGGGAGGTCCTGGGATCCGGCGGCACGCTGCCCTACCTGCTGGAGCGGCTGCGCGCGGAGGAGGCCCGATGA